One Candidatus Poribacteria bacterium genomic region harbors:
- a CDS encoding DUF4340 domain-containing protein, whose product MKTKQLLILGVIFVILAIVVIVTENPFGKSEYEKKIETSAPLFPSFDKEQVVKIEITATGETTMLLKQNGGWVVISMDNYPADSEGVTELLSKVAEFKNTQRVSNNPEKQSEFEVDSTGVEAKLMDVNDKVLAHLFVGKTTPGFLSSYVRPADSNDVYVAQGYLQSVFDKGTRTWKDRTIFNFNKGIVTQLNIISPEETVELRLDAEGAWQMRKPVAAVAKTTEVDALLTTYSELDTDDFAEATDDLAEYGLGTPQSTISAVLNDGTTATLHVGKEEEGKLYVKRDDAETVFRLFKSNVDRLIKKSDTLKAEEPPVGVATE is encoded by the coding sequence ATGAAAACGAAACAACTCCTTATTTTAGGTGTTATTTTTGTTATTTTGGCAATCGTTGTCATTGTTACTGAGAACCCTTTTGGGAAGAGTGAGTACGAAAAGAAGATTGAAACATCAGCCCCTCTGTTCCCAAGCTTCGACAAAGAACAGGTTGTGAAAATAGAAATCACTGCCACAGGTGAAACTACAATGCTTTTAAAACAGAATGGTGGTTGGGTGGTAATTTCCATGGACAATTACCCCGCAGATAGCGAAGGTGTCACAGAATTACTCTCCAAGGTGGCGGAGTTTAAAAACACACAGCGCGTCTCCAATAACCCAGAAAAGCAGTCAGAATTTGAGGTAGATAGCACGGGTGTCGAAGCGAAATTGATGGATGTAAACGATAAGGTGTTAGCACATCTGTTTGTAGGGAAAACGACCCCCGGTTTTCTGAGTAGTTACGTGCGTCCCGCTGATTCCAACGATGTCTATGTAGCGCAGGGGTATCTCCAGTCTGTCTTTGATAAAGGCACACGTACGTGGAAGGATCGGACTATCTTCAATTTTAACAAAGGGATTGTTACACAGCTTAACATCATTTCACCGGAGGAGACGGTCGAACTGCGTCTCGATGCGGAGGGTGCATGGCAGATGCGCAAGCCTGTAGCCGCTGTTGCGAAAACGACAGAGGTTGACGCGCTTCTGACCACTTACAGCGAGTTGGACACGGACGATTTCGCTGAAGCGACGGATGACCTTGCTGAATACGGCTTAGGTACACCCCAATCTACCATTTCCGCTGTGCTCAACGATGGCACAACGGCAACCCTACACGTTGGGAAAGAGGAGGAGGGTAAACTTTACGTCAAACGGGACGACGCGGAGACTGTCTTCAGGCTTTTTAAGTCAAATGTGGATCGGCTCATAAAGAAATCCGATACGCTCAAGGCGGAGGAACCACCCGTAGGAGTTGCAACTGAGTAA
- a CDS encoding DUF541 domain-containing protein, which produces MKRLKLLYSGLSALIAMTLTGCEPQIIGPLLQSQESGKIHVTGSGSVVGEPDIATLHLGVSVEKKTVAEAREAAAVAMTAVIDALKASGLAENDIQTERFSIYPQYDYTDNGRVLRGYSVNNSVSAKVRELENLSEIIDAAAEAGGDIIVVNSIRFMIEDPTPLQTQARGLAVKNAESKAQTLADASGVTLGKPLTISETSHATSPPIAYAEEAAFADDSARSKTPIEAGELTVTVNITIVYEID; this is translated from the coding sequence GTGAAGAGATTAAAACTTTTATATTCGGGGTTGAGCGCATTAATTGCCATGACGCTCACTGGGTGCGAACCACAAATTATAGGACCTTTATTACAGTCGCAGGAGAGTGGAAAAATCCACGTGACAGGAAGTGGTTCGGTCGTCGGTGAACCGGATATAGCAACGCTGCATTTAGGTGTGTCTGTCGAGAAAAAGACGGTCGCAGAGGCACGGGAGGCAGCTGCCGTCGCAATGACAGCGGTGATAGACGCGCTGAAAGCCAGCGGCCTCGCTGAAAACGATATTCAAACGGAAAGATTTAGCATCTATCCACAGTATGACTACACGGACAATGGACGTGTCCTTCGTGGATATAGTGTGAACAACAGCGTCAGTGCCAAGGTGCGAGAATTAGAGAATCTCAGTGAGATCATTGATGCTGCTGCCGAAGCGGGTGGAGATATTATCGTTGTGAATTCTATCCGATTCATGATTGAAGACCCCACACCCCTGCAGACGCAGGCGCGTGGCTTAGCCGTGAAAAATGCAGAGTCAAAAGCGCAGACCTTAGCGGACGCGAGCGGTGTTACGCTCGGAAAACCCCTCACGATCAGCGAAACCTCGCACGCTACAAGTCCTCCGATCGCCTATGCTGAAGAAGCAGCATTCGCTGATGATAGTGCGCGCAGTAAAACCCCTATTGAAGCCGGTGAACTCACTGTCACCGTGAATATCACAATAGTCTATGAAATCGATTAA
- a CDS encoding site-specific DNA-methyltransferase yields MDNSFEKNPIVLHESCTTALDRSNSAPRIDLSFLDPPFNQDKAYNAWDDNLPPEEYWEWMRGICAKVYALTSDGGAIYFMQREKNTEFVLQCLRDTGWTFQNLIIWKKKTSAVPGMKRFGKHYQVIAFATKGKTPRVFHRLRIDPPLPADYKHARENGMFVTDVWDDIRELTSGYFAGDEALRDAAGNRLHKQQTPIQLLLRIILSSTNPGDVVLDPFAGSGTTLVVAEQLGRHSIGIELDSRNVTLIQDRLTEQRKSDDVSRFFKDYTCTPDLEAIWGEHKLNGKFASSDGPTTKQMAFLESD; encoded by the coding sequence ATGGACAATTCATTCGAAAAAAACCCTATTGTGCTTCATGAGAGTTGCACAACTGCCTTGGATCGGAGCAATTCCGCACCAAGAATAGACCTCTCCTTTCTTGATCCTCCTTTCAATCAGGATAAAGCCTACAATGCTTGGGATGATAACCTACCCCCAGAGGAATATTGGGAATGGATGCGTGGAATTTGTGCGAAGGTGTATGCCTTAACTTCTGATGGTGGAGCCATTTATTTCATGCAGCGCGAGAAGAATACTGAATTCGTCCTGCAATGTTTACGCGATACAGGATGGACTTTCCAAAATCTGATTATCTGGAAAAAGAAAACTTCGGCAGTGCCAGGAATGAAACGTTTTGGCAAACACTACCAAGTCATCGCGTTTGCAACGAAAGGCAAAACGCCACGGGTTTTCCACCGTCTACGCATCGACCCACCACTGCCTGCAGATTACAAACACGCCCGAGAAAACGGTATGTTTGTTACTGATGTGTGGGACGACATCCGAGAATTGACTTCCGGCTATTTTGCGGGTGATGAAGCCTTACGAGATGCCGCAGGGAATCGCTTGCACAAACAGCAGACCCCCATTCAACTGCTCCTTCGGATTATCCTCTCTTCCACCAATCCAGGTGATGTCGTCCTTGACCCATTCGCCGGATCAGGGACAACATTGGTTGTAGCGGAACAATTGGGACGACATTCGATAGGGATTGAACTTGATTCTCGCAATGTTACGCTTATCCAAGATAGACTCACTGAACAGAGAAAATCAGACGATGTCTCGCGCTTTTTCAAGGACTACACATGTACCCCAGACTTAGAAGCAATTTGGGGAGAACACAAGCTAAACGGCAAATTCGCATCCTCCGATGGACCCACCACCAAACAAATGGCTTTTCTTGAATCAGATTAA
- a CDS encoding amidohydrolase family protein, with translation MYDLVIRNGTVIDGTGKPGFKADIAIKGERITEIGTLPDAAYHTIDATGRLVTPGFIDTHTHMDAQFMWDPLGTPTCWHGITTLILGSCGVSFAPVKQADHTVLAKVLESVEGIPAESIMSSLRWNWETFGEYYDALDACAKGVNVCGMIGHAATRYHAMGEESLKRDRNPTPDEMKVMQASVDEAMAAGALGFSTSRTLTHKTSEGIPIPGTFAHLDELVALAQAVGSHNKGIFQWAPGFGEYEDYPTTEYPETRKEIHRIAEVNRQSGCPVIFSAFTHEAVPTIQTLYLGWLDEERAAGAQARPMVSSRVNTVMVGLCNWMPIRDVSAWRELYSLPYPDRLTAIQDEKIRAGLLDIPAESDERLGKMLYRFGPEACEYVRKSENLLRNIADENNERPIETIVRLFQETGGRQLFAFATNNHNLAHVEEVVRYRDTLLGLGDAGAHVNAICDASLSTHALTFWHGERHVFSLEETIRRLTSDGAEAFGIPERGLLKQGYYADVNVIDAENLRMEVPEFVYDLPVGAGRWTQRAQGYDYTLVNGKVVVENDNHTGRLVGKLIRI, from the coding sequence GTGTACGATCTTGTTATCCGCAACGGAACGGTTATCGATGGAACGGGTAAGCCTGGTTTCAAAGCCGACATCGCTATTAAGGGTGAACGGATCACAGAGATTGGCACTCTTCCTGACGCGGCGTACCATACAATTGACGCAACGGGCAGGCTCGTCACACCCGGCTTTATAGATACACATACACATATGGATGCCCAGTTCATGTGGGACCCTCTTGGCACACCGACATGCTGGCACGGTATCACCACACTGATCCTTGGAAGTTGCGGTGTGAGTTTCGCGCCCGTTAAACAAGCCGACCACACGGTTTTAGCGAAGGTCCTTGAAAGTGTTGAAGGGATTCCTGCGGAAAGCATCATGTCCAGTCTGCGTTGGAATTGGGAAACTTTCGGTGAGTACTACGACGCGTTGGATGCGTGCGCGAAGGGCGTGAATGTCTGCGGTATGATTGGGCATGCGGCGACACGCTACCACGCAATGGGGGAAGAAAGCCTAAAAAGAGACAGAAATCCAACTCCCGATGAAATGAAGGTAATGCAAGCCTCCGTTGATGAAGCGATGGCGGCAGGGGCGTTGGGATTCTCCACCTCTCGAACCCTCACCCACAAAACCTCTGAAGGCATTCCGATTCCCGGCACATTCGCACATCTTGATGAGCTTGTCGCGCTCGCACAAGCCGTTGGAAGCCATAACAAAGGGATTTTCCAATGGGCACCCGGTTTTGGGGAATATGAGGACTATCCGACAACCGAGTATCCAGAAACGCGAAAGGAGATCCACCGTATTGCTGAAGTGAATCGGCAGAGTGGGTGTCCTGTGATTTTCAGCGCGTTCACCCATGAAGCCGTCCCGACGATCCAGACGCTATATTTGGGGTGGCTCGATGAAGAACGAGCCGCCGGGGCGCAGGCGCGTCCAATGGTCTCTTCCCGCGTTAACACGGTGATGGTTGGACTTTGCAATTGGATGCCGATTCGCGACGTGAGTGCGTGGCGTGAATTATACAGTCTTCCGTATCCCGACCGATTGACAGCAATCCAAGACGAAAAGATACGTGCGGGACTGTTAGATATTCCTGCCGAGAGTGATGAACGTCTCGGTAAAATGTTATACCGTTTCGGACCGGAAGCGTGCGAATATGTCCGTAAATCGGAGAACTTGTTACGCAATATTGCCGATGAAAACAACGAACGCCCGATAGAGACAATCGTTCGGTTATTCCAAGAAACTGGCGGACGACAGTTATTTGCCTTCGCAACGAACAATCATAATCTCGCCCACGTTGAGGAAGTCGTGCGTTACCGCGACACGCTCCTCGGTCTCGGTGATGCAGGTGCCCATGTAAACGCCATCTGCGACGCCTCTCTCTCAACGCATGCCCTGACATTTTGGCACGGTGAACGACACGTGTTCAGTTTGGAAGAGACGATTCGCAGGTTGACTTCTGATGGCGCAGAAGCCTTCGGAATCCCTGAGCGCGGGTTATTAAAGCAAGGGTATTACGCCGATGTCAATGTGATTGACGCAGAAAATCTCCGCATGGAAGTCCCTGAATTTGTGTATGACTTACCTGTCGGTGCGGGACGTTGGACGCAGCGAGCGCAGGGTTATGACTATACTCTGGTAAACGGCAAAGTTGTCGTCGAGAACGACAACCATACGGGTCGTCTCGTTGGGAAGCTCATTCGGATTTAA
- a CDS encoding bifunctional nuclease family protein: MEKEKQARVEVKVNFLSIDRGTGAPIVVLKEKEDDSNRILLIWIGESEAAAIQMHLEKIQLPRPMTHDLLKTMIETLEAKVTAVCVHAFEEGTFYAHVTLDVKGDNIEVDCRPSDAIALALRCEAAIYVVEEVLAEQGFSEQELDRGQKPDTKDVLQNLDDDTLKQYTV, translated from the coding sequence ATGGAAAAAGAGAAACAAGCAAGAGTTGAAGTTAAAGTCAACTTCCTCTCAATTGATCGTGGCACAGGCGCGCCAATCGTCGTCCTGAAGGAAAAAGAGGATGATTCAAATCGGATACTGTTGATATGGATCGGGGAATCCGAGGCAGCGGCTATCCAGATGCATTTAGAGAAAATCCAACTTCCGCGCCCAATGACACACGACTTGCTCAAGACTATGATTGAAACCCTTGAAGCTAAAGTTACAGCCGTGTGTGTACACGCTTTCGAAGAGGGGACTTTCTATGCACACGTGACATTGGACGTGAAAGGGGACAATATCGAGGTGGATTGCCGTCCCAGTGATGCAATCGCGCTTGCGCTTCGCTGCGAAGCCGCTATCTATGTCGTTGAAGAGGTGCTCGCAGAGCAGGGATTCTCTGAACAGGAACTCGACAGAGGACAAAAACCTGACACGAAAGATGTCTTGCAGAATTTAGATGACGATACGCTCAAACAGTATACCGTCTAA